The proteins below are encoded in one region of Thermodesulfobacteriota bacterium:
- a CDS encoding ABC transporter substrate-binding protein translates to MIRTPRLVVAAAFLAAVATGCAQKLPIDEGRLAIALPGTPVSLDPRLATDAYGEQLLQMTHACLVRLDAAGNPVPELAASWETPDPRTYVFRLKPGASFHDGRPLSSADVRDTFAWILYPANRSPHRATYRNIERIETPDAATVVFRLTEPFAPFLSTMVRGIVPSGSRAGGYSPPAGAGPYRIEDVSPDGAAELSAFDGCVLGPPGIRAVTVKFIPDSNVRFLELKMGSVNFALNGVDPDMLPAVEKTGRLAWEEAPGGNVSYLGFNLRDRALSDPKVRRAIALSIDREAIVRTIWKGRADVVESILPPGSWAHDPGLPRIVPDPARAKRLLDEAGYRDPDGKGPLPRLRLTFKTSQNEVRRRVATVVQEQLRQVGIHVEIQSLEWGTFFSDVKKGNFQLYGLTWVGIFDPDIYYHAFHSTAVPPDGANRGGYSNPRIDLLTEAARREPSREKRREMYVQVQRILAGDLPVFPLWAGRNILVRDRRLQGFALTPDESYVPVRGMRIAR, encoded by the coding sequence ATGATCCGGACTCCGCGGCTCGTCGTCGCGGCGGCCTTCCTTGCGGCCGTCGCGACGGGCTGCGCGCAGAAGCTGCCGATCGACGAGGGGCGGCTGGCGATCGCCCTCCCGGGAACGCCGGTCTCCCTCGACCCGCGGCTGGCCACCGACGCCTACGGCGAACAGCTCCTCCAGATGACCCACGCCTGCCTCGTGCGCCTCGACGCGGCGGGGAACCCCGTGCCGGAGCTGGCGGCCTCCTGGGAGACGCCCGACCCGCGGACCTACGTGTTCCGGCTGAAGCCGGGGGCGAGCTTCCACGACGGGCGCCCGCTCAGCTCGGCCGATGTGCGCGACACCTTCGCCTGGATCCTCTACCCGGCGAACCGCTCGCCGCACCGGGCGACCTACCGGAACATCGAAAGGATCGAGACGCCCGACGCCGCGACCGTCGTTTTCCGTCTGACGGAGCCGTTCGCCCCTTTCCTCTCCACGATGGTCCGCGGCATCGTCCCCTCCGGCAGCCGCGCGGGCGGATACTCCCCGCCGGCCGGAGCGGGGCCGTACCGCATCGAGGACGTCTCGCCCGACGGCGCCGCCGAGCTTTCCGCCTTCGACGGCTGCGTCCTCGGGCCGCCCGGCATCCGCGCGGTCACGGTGAAATTCATCCCCGACAGCAACGTCCGGTTTCTCGAGCTGAAGATGGGCAGCGTCAACTTCGCGCTGAACGGCGTGGACCCCGACATGCTGCCGGCGGTGGAAAAGACGGGGCGGCTCGCCTGGGAAGAAGCGCCCGGGGGGAACGTCTCGTACCTCGGCTTCAACCTGCGCGACCGCGCCCTTTCCGACCCTAAAGTGCGCCGGGCGATCGCGCTGTCAATCGACCGTGAGGCCATCGTCCGGACGATATGGAAGGGGCGCGCGGATGTCGTCGAATCGATCCTCCCCCCCGGCTCCTGGGCGCACGACCCGGGGCTTCCGCGGATCGTCCCCGATCCGGCGCGGGCGAAGCGCCTCCTCGACGAGGCGGGCTATCGCGACCCGGACGGCAAGGGGCCGCTCCCCCGCCTCCGGCTGACCTTCAAGACCTCGCAGAACGAGGTGCGCCGCCGGGTCGCCACGGTGGTCCAGGAGCAGCTCCGGCAGGTTGGAATTCACGTTGAAATCCAATCCCTTGAATGGGGAACCTTCTTCTCCGACGTGAAGAAGGGAAATTTCCAGCTTTACGGGCTGACGTGGGTGGGAATCTTCGACCCGGACATCTATTACCATGCCTTCCATTCGACCGCCGTCCCCCCCGACGGAGCCAACCGCGGCGGGTACTCGAATCCGCGGATCGACCTGCTGACGGAAGCCGCCCGGCGCGAGCCGTCGCGGGAGAAGCGGCGGGAGATGTACG